The Lycium ferocissimum isolate CSIRO_LF1 chromosome 8, AGI_CSIRO_Lferr_CH_V1, whole genome shotgun sequence DNA segment ACGTCGATTCCTGATTGGCGCCACGTCAAATGGGTCCTCCATAATTACAACTTACAAGCTGTCCTTCTCTTAACGTCAGCAACTCACTTTACCCTAAATAAAAGATCTAAATAATTCATTGAAAGAGCTAAACAGCTTTGCTTTTGAATAATctataagtttatatatatgcTGTAACGTCAAAATGAATTAATTAACTAGAAGCCAATTTGAAAGAATGATCCTTAGCTACATTGCTCGGATCTTCCAAAAAGGTTGTGGTTGTTGTCGGTCTACATGTCAGATCCTCTAAAAATACATAGATTTTGAAATATTTGGCACACActtgaaatattttgtaagagaTCGAGCAATATAGATTTTAATTTGTTGGAGCCGGTCAAGTTACATTATATATGTGAaatcttttaataaaaaaagGATAAAGCTTAAACTCTAATCTATTGCTTCTTTTTGAAGCTCTAAGTCTTATCCCTCTTTTTTGTGGGTTTGGTGAGTTTCATAGCTTAGATGATTGTCAAAATATCACATTGATCACGTAGTTATAATTGTGTCACATCAATAGATATAATTTCTTAGCATCGTCAATGCTTTATTGGCGAAGGGTTTCATCGAAATAACTAATTTGCAATGGAAGAAATGAAAACGTTGTAAAATTGTAGCTATTATATTCAGAGGCGGATGAAGAATTTAAATTTGATGGACTTTaatattttttgcataaatCTATTATATTTTTGAAGTTACGGGTTCATATATCTATTGTTCGTTACAACTAAAAAATTTCCAAATAGATTTATCCGAcctgttttaaatatttttttgcataAACCATAAGGCTGGATTCACCCTGCTTAGATTCAGACGTAAAAACCCACTAAAGTTTTAACAATTATTAAATCCgaacaaataattttaaatcTACAACGAGTTCAATACTAAAAATTTTAAAGGTTGAATTCAGAAAGTTTAAATTCTGAATCTACGTCATGTATAGAATGAAATTGACCGTGCTGAGATTGTGTAGGGATTGATGAAATTTCAATGGATATGAAAGGCAAGACATTAACCATTGTTGGGACAGTTGATCCAATAACGGTGGTGAGCAAACTACGCAAGTTTTGGGCAGCAGAGATAATGTTAGTAGGACCAAAAGAGGaaccaaagaaagaagaagaaacaaagaaagagggGGAGGAGCCTAAAAAGGAAGGtgaaaacaagaaagaagaaacaaaaaaggaagaagagaaaaaggcaGTGGTACCAGTAGGCATGGTAATGCCATATAGACCGTATTATCATCCTCCTCCTATGCACACATACAACTATCAAGTTCATCACAGCATGGAAGAGAATCCTAATGCATGTGCCATCTGTTAATTCCTTTTTAACTAACCCAAGCGACAAATGGCTGAATTTCAGTTGATCGTGTGGCAGTAACGTCAGTCTGTCACTTAGAATACCCCGTCGCATAATGTGTTATATATCTTAAATTTGTTGGGACTCTTGATTATCTTAAATTGGTTGGGACTCATGGGaatcatatatgcatatgtgaagaaaaaaatctaCTATAACTTTTGTGCTCCTCCTTTAATTGGTCTTGGGTTATCCTAATAGTGTGAacccaagactagctagctttCAAGAATAGAGGTGCTTTTGTGGATAGACAATATATGATATCGTATTTGTATTTTGTACCTTCAGAATTAAGTATTGTGTAAAGAGAAGTCATATAGGAATTTTGttgcccttttttctttttactacGCATAATTTGAGAAAGAGCTTGTACTTGTCATGAGCCTCTTTTCTTGAAGTACACTATGGAAACTTATTGGAATTAGATGAATACACCCATGGTCATGGTGGGAATTGGGATGAACATAAAATTGGCACCCTTAAGGAAGTCGTATTCAGGTcctggattaaaaaaaaaaaaaaaaaaaaatcccgatTTGAAATGCTTCCCCTTTAATAGACCTAGGAGTTAATTGAGCCCGAAAGTATCGAACATCGGGTGAAAAACCAGAAAAAGGGCGAAAGGGTTGAATGCAAGTTGATATATATGCTTTTAGTTTTCCAGTAATCTCCATGTTCCTATGTAAAATTTTATGTGAAAAGTTAAGATAATAACAAGTCAAAACATTGGAGTAGCACTTTCACGTAGTTCTTTCTCGATTGGACAAATTAAAGTTGGTGCAAGCTAGCTAGACATGCTTCATTCCACATGATATATTCCTGCCATTTGAGGCTGTTTTCTTGGATTTTAGTCTAAAGAGGGCAGTttgatttatgatttatttggcTATTATTGTGGAGTCACTTTGCATAGCAATTCTTTTACTGCATAAACAGTTTCTATATTATAACTAGTCAATGAACAAAATAATACCTTGATGTGTCGATGTCGACGTACTGCTGCTGCTTGTTTTTTGTCAGGTCACTTTGGTTGGTCTACCTTTGAACTTAAACCGCCACATAAATAATCTTCattaatttatttgtttgtatgttttcaaaataatatattagCGAGTATAGcagtttatcaaaataaaaaaattgagaaaatgatCTCATATGGTCACTTACAAATCAAATAGAAGAAAATTGCCTTTTTTGAtctcttatatataaaaatgaagatttcttGTAAAAAGGACATAAAACAATTTTGTAAAGGACTGCAAAACTATTTCCCCgctttaatatatatagtatgaaGCAttagtatacacatatatacatatacaagcACTTTCGGCGAGAGTATCATTAATTGACAATATCAGCACAAATGTTGGGCACAACTTTGTTTGCTTATAGGTGCGTCTTAAATTACGTAGAAATTACAATATAGAGACTAATAATATAGGAATTAGTAATATACAGACTACAAtgtagaaattattttttatcgaGCGTTTGATTCTTtttactaaaaatgaaatataccGGTAAAAGTTAAAATATGAGTTTAATTTTTTAACTTAATAAAATTAGGGCTGgacataaataccgaaaaccgaaaaaccgaatcgaaccgaattaattcggtttcgGTTTACGTTTTCAGAAACTTTGGTGTTCGATTTTTAGAGTTCCATTCTTCGGTGTTTCGGTTTAAACCGAAATTTAATACGTTacccaaaataattaaaatattgaaGACCCATTAAGTTTAATCCCCAAAAAAATCCAATTGTAACAAGCCCAAAAAAACTCAATTgtaatatccttaacaaaggtaggtgactaggatgtgtctttaggattaatgtatgtcttttatgtgttttcttaattattcttactgtatgtatataacacctagtaatcctatatcatggttatggttttttgtcttgtgtatcttgtttgtttgattttgatttcaatttatcagtttatattttattgcttttgagaatatgagtTAGTGTAAATAGAATctcttctaatatcatatcaaaaaaatcgaattgaaaaaatcgaaaccgaaccgaacttcaaaaaatcgaaaccgaaagaaccgaaccgaaccgaactagtttggttcggtgttcggtgtccaccttcaaaaaatcgaaatcgAAATAGCCGAATCGAAGTTTGAAAAAACCAAACCGAAGTACTGAATGCCCACCCCTAAATAAAACTGAAAGATTATAGATGATGGATTTGAGAAAGCGATAAAGTACTGTAATTTTGTCTTTTGAAATCTAATCCCATATATCGTTATTCCCCGTTCTTTCGCTACACTAATAGGTGTTTTAAATgttatatatatcaaatattataaTTACAATTTTTTGGTTCAAGCATCGCACAAACAAGTCCTTCTTACCTTAATGATAGATGTACAAGGTCAAATGTTCCTCTTCCCTAACTAAAGTATAGCAATAGAAGATTCTTAACAGTAGCAAAGCTGGAATATGAACCTAGGGCCTAGGCTACTATAAATAACAAATACTGAGGATTCATTCTGTGACAGtacaattacaaaaaaaaattatcatcaaatttataaaataatagaatagtggtactttttttttttctttaagacAATTGATAAACTCCCAAAGAGGACATCATAACAGAACCAATCCACAACTTTCCATTATCCTCCTCATGAACTTCACTAATAAACCTCAACTTCTTGCCTTCAACATCTTCTAAAACCTCCAAAATCACCCCCTCTTCGCTTAACTTAATCGCGGTAGCATGTGGCTGCCCTCCCACTAACAAGCTGTGCATTTGCTGAAAATTGAATTTCCTCAACAATGTCTTCCCGAGCCACGAATTTGATGTTATCAATCGGGAAAGTGGTGATGCTTTTGCATGCAACGCGACCCAAAATTCCCCTTTTGAATTTGTTCTAACGTTGTCTGGAAATCCTGGTAGCTCAGCAAATGTGTCGTGGGTTCCTACATTGGGACCTTTCAGCCAATACCTTAGTATTCTACATGCAGATGTTTCAGCTACCAGCACGAAGGACCGGTCTTTGCTTAAGGCTACACCATTTGCAAAAGAAAGGCCTCTTAGTACGGCTGTTACTTGTTTGGTTGATTTGTCATATTTCATCAGCCTGCCTGTTTTATCTCCACTTGCGGTCGCAGCAACGAATTGCctacatataaaacatgaaatttataacATGTCACTTCCTAATTTATTCTAGGCAATCAATCAGAGATAATGAATAAAGTCATGCTCCAATTATCTTTAAATGTCCTCATTGtataaatatttgtatattGTCAATGCTTAATTTttaaactataaaaaaaaatattgagatCATCATTTTCCTACCCTAAATTTATGTAGTAGTACACACGCCCTAAGGTTCTTATTCATTGACATTGCAAGCCATGGTTAATTACCAAACCTATAACACCCAATTGACTGAACTAAACATGAAACGTTATAACTTGAATAATTACATATATTACTGAATAAATTACCTGCGTTGGTATATTGTGCTTGTGTCTGTGAAGTAAATGACATTGTCATGATCATCAATATCTAAGTCATTTGTGAAGCTAAGAGGCTGGCCTTCAAAATCTTGGACTAATGGGCTAGCCAATCCTCCAGTTGGGCCTACAACTTGGAGGCCCAAGTAGGCATCAGCAATGTAAAGGTCTCCAGTATTATGATCAAATCGTAAGCCCAATGGCCTTCCACATATATGTTCCATTTCAGGGGCAGAGGCCTGACTACAATTCTTCCTTCAACattataacacatgaaaaatttcaagaaacttattttctttcgaGAAATAGATTCAGAATTAAGGTaaggaaaaaatatgaaaataagagCATCCGTTCGTAAAATTTGTGAAAATGATGACTAATCAGTAGGCGGGGACAAATTATAATAATTCGTTCCAACCCAAGACATAAAGAAAGACAGGGATAATCAGATTTGCTAGAAGAGTCGATGTACAAATAAAGAATCTATTTTGACTTGAAATAGATATCCATATATCTATGACTCATAGTTACGAGATGATTAAATATGGCAAAAGCTATGCCGAAAATTAATTCGCGTAGAAATGGACGCATTGGTTCACATAAGGGTGTACATAGAATACCAAAGGGGGATCAGATATGATGCAAATTGCGTGAAGCTTGTGAAACTCATGAACATGCATGAAAATACTAGATTCGCGACGTTAAGTTTAAATCTTCACTTCCATATATAACACAATCGGAATTTTATTTTGGCTAACGTGTATGTTACTGAAAGTACTCTTTGTCGacaataattataagttaaagATTAGTGGAGTTCacaatagattaaaaaaaagtaaattattCAGTATATGTAGGAAAATCATGTTAAAGAGCCATAAGttgacttttaaacttgtggacAATGTGATAGAAGTAGttagtatattttatttaatataattcaGCCTACACCTCTTGTATTATTTAACTGTATAACGACCTCTTAGTTAAGCTTAATAGACATTATTTCTAGACATCCAATTAAGGTGGACATTCTATTGAGAGGGAGAGGATATATGGAAAATAATATACTGCACAAAAAACATAAGTAAACTAATTAATAATGAGTCACTTAATTTTATCACGGTTATTTGAAAGCCAGAGATTTAGTACACGAAATCAAAATTTATATGTTGGATAATTTCACGTAACAAAAATTAATTGTAGTATTTTTTAGCATGGAATGGAAAATGCTCTGCTCAATTTGCATGTCAAACTTGCTAGGAACTGATCATTGAACTCG contains these protein-coding regions:
- the LOC132068570 gene encoding heavy metal-associated isoprenylated plant protein 39-like, producing the protein MCLSLIPIAICHYIFPLSSWLFLLIPLIAYCIMKKFVLKLDLGDDREKRKALKTVAALPGIDEISMDMKGKTLTIVGTVDPITVVSKLRKFWAAEIMLVGPKEEPKKEEETKKEGEEPKKEGENKKEETKKEEEKKAVVPVGMVMPYRPYYHPPPMHTYNYQVHHSMEENPNACAIC
- the LOC132066994 gene encoding protein STRICTOSIDINE SYNTHASE-LIKE 10-like; translation: MMIMKASKFLMLNAIVTVALVSITFASDADSDSANVFRPVSIAGSQDVLSKAEMIQLKLGAFGAESIAFDPNGEGPYTGVADGRILKWLQHAQVWVDFAVTSSQRKNCSQASAPEMEHICGRPLGLRFDHNTGDLYIADAYLGLQVVGPTGGLASPLVQDFEGQPLSFTNDLDIDDHDNVIYFTDTSTIYQRRQFVAATASGDKTGRLMKYDKSTKQVTAVLRGLSFANGVALSKDRSFVLVAETSACRILRYWLKGPNVGTHDTFAELPGFPDNVRTNSKGEFWVALHAKASPLSRLITSNSWLGKTLLRKFNFQQMHSLLVGGQPHATAIKLSEEGVILEVLEDVEGKKLRFISEVHEEDNGKLWIGSVMMSSLGVYQLS